From a region of the Triticum aestivum cultivar Chinese Spring chromosome 7D, IWGSC CS RefSeq v2.1, whole genome shotgun sequence genome:
- the LOC123168694 gene encoding COBRA-like protein 10, which produces MTKAAPMPPRRRRWPAYLLAAAVVLAVVTAARAQDYSNGDDEEEKPKPQLKAQEACNGAFLSYTFIERTKEFPHLKNATAQAYAFKAQATVLNTMTTDLKAWQMFVGFQQKEILVSVSGAVLLDGTDFPANVSGGVTFAGYPMADLLNSIDTAGDLTQIQVQMDITGTQFGVKPPGKPMPKTIKLTNPGYRCPAPTHKDSVMFVCCVKDPKFKAKKANSTRYLPRQKADLTIAYDVLTSYGNKYIAQVTIDNWSPMSRLDNWNLTWEWKRGEFIEKMRGAYTLLKEGPACVYSPAASYYKDFDFTPVYNCEKRPIIVDLPPDREKDNDVGNLPFCCKNGTLLPPIMDESKSRAIFQLTVFKMPPDLNRTALYPPSNWKITGKLNPHYVCRQPIRVSPMEFPDGSGLMSTTPAVASWQVACNITRPKKRASKCCVSFSAYYNDSTVPCNTCACGCGNDTATCDPDAHPVLLPSEAMLVPFDNRTAKARAWAKIKHWRVPNPMPCGDNCGVSINWHVMNNYKSGWSVRMTIFNWQDYTFKNWFAAVKMGEHYGGYENVYSFNGTRLDAPFNNTIFMQALPGLEFLEPITDGRTSAYPRLPGKQQSVISFKKKDVPNINIPKGGGFPKRVYFDGEECALPHKLPSSARRRAGAPSLLQAVTGVVLVMIVALVDSSCL; this is translated from the exons ATGACCAAGGCAGCGCCCATGCCgcctcggcggcggcgatggccggcgTACTTGCTCGCCGCCGCGGTCGTCCTTGCCGTCGTCACCGCCGCGCGGGCGCAGGATTACAGTAatggcgatgacgaggaggagaagcCTAAGCCGCAGCTCAAGGCGCAGGAGGCGTGCAACGGCGCGTTCCTGTCGTACACGTTCATTGAGCGCACCAAGGAGTTCCCGCACCTCAAGAACGCGACGGCGCAGGCGTACGCGTTCAAGGCGCAGGCCACGGTGCTCAACACCATGACGACGGACCTCAAGGCGTGGCAGATGTTCGTCGGGTTCCAGCAGAAGGAGATCCTTGTGTCAGTCAGCGGCGCCGTGCTCCTCGACGGCACCGACTTCCCCGCCAACGTCTCCGGTGGCGTCACCTTCGCCGGATACCCGATGGCCGACCTCCTCAACTCCATCGACACCGCCGGCGACCTGACGCAGATACAGGTCCAGATGGACATCACCGGCACGCAGTTCGGCGTCAAGCCCCCCGGCAAGCCCATGCCCAAGACCATCAAGCTCACCAATCCCGGCTACCGATGCCCCGCGCCCACCCACAAAG ATAGCGTGATGTTCGTGTGCTGCGTCAAGGATCCCAAGTTCAAGGCGAAGAAGGCCAACAGCACGCGGTACCTGCCACGGCAGAAGGCCGACCTGACCATAGCCTACGACGTGCTGACGTCGTACGGCAACAAGTACATCGCGCAGGTGACCATCGACAACTGGAGCCCCATGAGCCGGCTGGACAACTGGAACCTCACCTGGGAGTGGAAGCGCGGCGAGTTCATCGAGAAGATGCGCGGCGCCTACACGCTGCTCAAGGAAGGCCCCGCCTGCGTCTACAGCCCGGCGGCGAGCTACTACAAGGACTTCGACTTCACGCCCGTCTACAACTGCGAGAAGCGGCCCATCATCGTCGACCTCCCGCCGGACCGGGAGAAGGACAACGACGTGGGCAACCTGCCCTTCTGCTGCAAGAACGGCACGCTGCTGCCGCCCATCATGGACGAGTCCAAGTCACGGGCCATCTTCCAGCTCACGGTGTTCAAGATGCCGCCGGACCTCAACCGGACGGCGCTCTACCCGCCGTCCAACTGGAAGATCACCGGGAAGCTGAACCCGCACTACGTTTGCAGGCAGCCGATCCGGGTGAGCCCCATGGAGTTCCCTGACGGGTCGGGGCTCATGTCGACGACCCCCGCCGTGGCGTCGTGGCAGGTGGCGTGCAACATCACCCGCCCCAAGAAGCGCGCCTCCAAGTGCTGCGTCTCCTTCTCGGCCTACTACAACGACTCCACGGTGCCCTGCAACACCTGCGCCTGCGGCTGCGGCAACGACACCGCCACGTGCGACCCGGACGCCCACCCAGTCCTGCTGCCGTCGGAGGCCATGCTCGTGCCCTTCGACAACCGGACGGCCAAGGCCCGGGCGTGGGCCAAGATCAAGCACTGGCGCGTGCCCAACCCCATGCCCTGCGGCGACAACTGCGGCGTCAGCATCAACTGGCACGTCATGAACAACTACAAGTCCGGCTGGTCGGTGCGCATGACCATCTTCAACTGGCAGGACTACACGTTCAAGAACTGGTTCGCCGCCGTCAAAATGGGCGAGCACTACGGTGGCTACGAGAACGTCTACTCCTTCAATGGTACCAGGTTGGACGCGCCCTTCAACAACACCATATTCATGCAGGCCCTGCCGGGGCTCGAATTCCTGGAGCCCATCACCGACGGCAGAACGTCGGCGTACCCGAGGCTGCCCGGGAAGCAGCAGTCCGTCATCTCGTTCAAGAAGAAGGACGTGCCAAACATCAATATCCCCAAAGGAGGAGGCTTCCCCAAGCGGGTGTACTTCGACGGCGAGGAGTGCGCGCTCCCCCACAAGTTACCGTCGAGTGCACGCCGGCGGGCAGGGGCTCCCAGTCTCTTGCAGGCTGTCACTGGGGTGGTTCTTGTGATGATTGTTGCTCTTGTGGACTCCTCGTGCTTATGA
- the LOC123164947 gene encoding uncharacterized protein encodes MASLPKEFEAFVVNYNMSPGTWDIEKTIAMCVQEEDRLKASHGGTLNYVQGHKRKNYNQNNKSSPSKPQGKASYQHQRQQQPFSVDKDTCLHCKKTGHYKKDCPDWLKSIMAKRGIPFDADYAKKRKTH; translated from the exons ATGGCTTCACTGCCGAAGGAGTTTGAAGCTTTTGTTGTGAACTACaatatgtcacctggaacatgggacattgaaaagacaatagcaatgtgtgtccaagaagaggacagACTCAAAGCCTCACATGGTGGTACACTCAACTATGTGCAGGGTCACAAGAGAAAGAattacaatcaaaacaacaaaagttctccttcaaagccacaaggaaaagcttcctatcagcatcagcgtcagcaacagcctttctcagtggacaaagacacttgtctccactgtaagaagaccgggcattacaagaaagactgTCCTGATTGGCTAAAGTCAATCATGGCAAAAAGAG GGATTCCATTCGACGCGGACTACGCTAAGAAGCGAAAGACGCATTGA